A genomic region of Drosophila kikkawai strain 14028-0561.14 chromosome X, DkikHiC1v2, whole genome shotgun sequence contains the following coding sequences:
- the LOC108085291 gene encoding uncharacterized protein, with protein MEKNDDIARGYTKGDRVAVDAKWVELANDLNAAGPPVKDVGGWKKAWADWKTSIKKKLAHNKKESIATGGGPFNQMPLTDMETKIADLCGLFRMVDGIEGARSFGPPEQPIKTEATEESSQKRPVDSSPAIESPAKKIRKTQQFSLEEACSSQMKIMERVVKSLDELNATMRAQNQMMAEHNAAILDIEREKLEAIKKHYNQK; from the exons atgGAAAAAAATGACGATATTGCCAGAGGCTACACGAAGGGTGACCGAGTGGCGGTAGATGCCAAATGGGTGGAACTGGCCAATGATTTAAACGCTGCAGGTCCACCAGTAAAAGATGTTGGTGGATGGAAAAAG GCTTGGGCAGACTGGAAGACCTCCATCAAAAAGAAGCTGGCCCATAATAAAAAAGAGTCCATTGCTACAGGTGGGGGTCCATTTAACCAAATGCCCCTAACAGATATGGAAACCAAAATTGCCGATCTCTGCGGCCTGTTCCGGATGGTAGATGGGATTGAAGGTGCTAGGTCTTTTGGACCCCCGGAACAGCCGATCAAAACGGAGGCAACTGAGGAAAGCTCGCAAAAGCGTCCCGTGGATTCCAGTCCAGCAATAGAATCTCCGGCAAAAAAAATTCGGAAGACGCAACAATTTTCTTTGGAGGAGGCTTGCTCCagccaaatgaaaataatggaGCGCGTCGTGAAGTCCCTGGACGAGCTAAATGCGACGATGCGTGCCCAAAACCAAATGATGGCAGAACATAATGCTGCAATTTTAGACATAGAAAGGGAGAAATTGGAAGCCATTAAAAAGCATTATAACCAGAAATAA